A window of the Camelus ferus isolate YT-003-E chromosome 22, BCGSAC_Cfer_1.0, whole genome shotgun sequence genome harbors these coding sequences:
- the NRTN gene encoding neurturin produces the protein MQRWKAAALASVLCSSVLSIWMCRDGLLLSHRLRPALAPLRRPPRTLDARIARLAQYRALLQGAPDAVELRELTPWAGRPPGPRRRAGPRRRRARARSGTRPCGLRELEVRVSELGLGYASEETVLFRYCAGACEAAARVYDLGLRRLRQRRRVRRERVRAQPCCRPTAYEDEVSFLDTHSRYHTVHELSARECACV, from the exons ATGCAGCGCTGGAAGGCGGCGGCCCTGGCCTCGGTGCTCTGCAGCTCCGTGCTCTCCATCTGGATGTGTCGGGACGGCCTGCTCCTCAGCCACCGCCTCAGACCCGCGCTGGCCCCGCTGCGCCGGCCGCCTCGCACCCTGGATGCCCGAATCGCCCGCCTGGCCCAGT ACCGTGCACTGCTGCAGGGCGCCCCGGACGCGGTGGAGCTACGCGAGCTGACGCCCTGGGCCGGGCGGCCCCCAGGTCCGCGCCGTCGGGCGGGGCCTCGGAGGCGGCGCGCGCGTGCGCGGTCGGGGACACGGCCGTGCGGGCTGCGCGAGCTCGAGGTGCGCGTGAGCGAGTTAGGCTTGGGCTACGCGTCGGAAGAGACGGTGCTGTTCCGCTACTGCGCAGGCGCGTGCGAAGCGGCCGCGCGCGTCTACGACCTGGGCCTGCGGCGCCTGCGCCAGAGGAGGCGAGTGCGGCGGGAACGGGTGCGCGCGCAGCCCTGCTGCCGCCCGACGGCCTACGAGGACGAGGTGTCCTTTCTGGACACGCACAGCCGCTACCACACGGTGCACGAGCTGTCGGCGCGCGAGTGCGCCTGCGTGTGA
- the LOC102504974 gene encoding LOW QUALITY PROTEIN: galactoside 3(4)-L-fucosyltransferase (The sequence of the model RefSeq protein was modified relative to this genomic sequence to represent the inferred CDS: inserted 2 bases in 1 codon) codes for MAPPGWAKIKCSWHHYLPGVLLQLLLALCFFSYLRVSQDKPRWSPESGATMVGSPTSALNESAGPMAFKGAPCQATAGPSTCPPLLLLLWTWPFNVWVALLXCLEMRPGTHDCQLTDNRREYPRADAVLVHHREVSSRPKAQLPPSPRPPGQRWVWYSMESPSNSPQLKTLDGYFNLTMSYHRDSDIFMPYGWLEPWPGQPVEALVNVSAKTKLVAWVVSNWRADSVRVRHYQTLQAHLQVGVYGRRHKPRPRQVMTQQLSQYEFYLAFENSLHPDYITEKLWKSALQAWAEPAVLGPSRSNYEEFLPPEAFIHVDDFKSPKDLAQHLLALDRDPARYLSHFRWREMLRPQSFSWALMFCKACWRLQQEPSYQTVPSITSWFT; via the exons ATGGCTCCACCAGGCTGGGCCAAGATAAAATGTTCCTGGCACCACTATCTCCCTGGGGTGTTGTTGCAGCTGCTTTTGGCCCTGTGCTTCTTCTCCTACCTGCGTGTGTCCCAAGACAAGCCCAGGTGGTCCCCTGAGTCTGGAGCCACCATGGTGGGATCACCCACCAGTGCTCTCAATGAGTCGGCTGGGCCAATGGCCTTCAAAGGGGCCCCCTGCCAGGCCACTGCAGGGCCCTCCACCTGCCcgcccctgctcctcctgctgtgGACATGGCCATTCAACGTCTGGGTGGCTCTCTT CTGCTTGGAGATGCGACCCGGCACCCACGACTGCCAGCTGACCGACAACCGCAGGGAGTACCCTCGAGCGGATGCGGTCCTCGTGCATCACCGAGAGGTCAGCTCCAGGCCCAAGGCGCAGCTCCCACCTTCCCCGCGGCCACCCGGCCAGCGCTGGGTCTGGTACAGCATGGAATCGCCCAGCAACTCCCCACAGCTGAAGACCCTGGACGGATACTTTAATCTCACCATGTCCTACCACAGGGACTCGGATATCTTCATGCCGTACGGCTGGCTCGAGCCATGGCCTGGCCAGCCTGTTGAAGCGCTGGTCAACGTCTCAGCCAAGACCAAGCTGGTGGCCTGGGTGGTGTCCAACTGGAGGGCGGACTCGGTCAGGGTACGGCACTACCAGACGCTGCAAGCTCACCTCCAGGTGGGCGTGTACGGGAGGCGCCACAAGCCGCGGCCCCGGCAGGTCATGACCCAGCAACTGTCCCAGTACGAGTTTTACCTCGCTTTCGAGAACTCCTTGCACCCCGACTACATCACGGAGAAGCTATGGAAGAGCGCCCTGCAGGCCTGGGCCGAGCCCGCAGTGCTGGGCCCCAGCAGGAGTAACTACGAAGAGTTCCTGCCCCCCGAAGCCTTCATCCACGTCGACGACTTCAAGAGCCCCAAGGACCTGGCCCAGCACCTGCTGGCGCTGGACAGAGACCCGGCCCGCTACCTGAGCCACTTCCGCTGGCGGGAGATGCTGCGGCCTCAGTCCTTCAGCTGGGCCCTGATGTTCTGTAAGGCCTGCTGGCGGCTGCAGCAGGAGCCCAGCTACCAGACGGTGCCCAGCATCACCTCTTGGTTCACCTAA